A region from the Dendropsophus ebraccatus isolate aDenEbr1 chromosome 1, aDenEbr1.pat, whole genome shotgun sequence genome encodes:
- the SOX30 gene encoding transcription factor SOX-30 isoform X2 produces MASRSCEDDPEEGLSMAFDALQIQGESPHKPDIRHPVTAYTIWAKIHRKDLKRANPSANSAEINTCLGQNWRKLTEDEKKPYWDAARKLTRKRGKTFPGEAVSGTSRCDGIISPRPPVFIDCFGQPLQPALQQPLFLHGPYFFPSRNTYFAHGDHSAQMTKYPGPPKDPPPPRDPMISGFTRDFTCYNDSDNLLRIEDTHTGPSTGRSPFYTPPADELSSQELLDLSDLASE; encoded by the exons ATGGCGAGTAGGAGCTGTGAGGATGATCCCGAGGAGGGTCTCAGTATGGCGTTTGATGCCTTACAAATTCAGGGAG AATCCCCCCACAAACCAGACATAAGACATCCAGTGACCGCTTATACGATATGGGCGAAAATTCATCGTAAAGACCTAAAAAGAGCCAATCCTAGCGCCAACAGTGCCGAAATCAACACCTGCTTAGGTCAGAATTGGCGTAAATTGACCGAAGATGAGAAAAAACCATATTGGGATGCGGCCCGGAAACTGACCAGGAAACGTGGCAAAACGTTCCCAG gggAAGCTGTTTCGGGTACCAGCAGATGTGACGGTATTATTTCGCCTCGTCCTCCTGTGTTCATCGACTGCTTTGGACAACCTCTACAGCCGGCATTGCAACAACCTTTGTTCCTGCATGGACCATATTTTTTCCCTTCTAG aaacacATATTTTGCCCATGGGGACCATAGTGCACAGATGACAAAATACCCAGGACCTCCTAAGGACCCACCTCCCCCGCGGGACCCCATGATTTCTGGTTTTACAAGAGACTTTACATGTTACAATGACAGTGATAACCTGCTGAGGATTGAGGACACCCACACAGGTCCCAGCACAGGAAGAAGCCCCTTTTATACCCCACCTGCGGATGAATTATCCTCTCAGGAACTACTGGATCTTTCAGACTTGGCTTCAGAATGA
- the SOX30 gene encoding transcription factor SOX-30 isoform X1: MASRSCEDDPEEGLSMAFDALQIQGESPHKPDIRHPVTAYTIWAKIHRKDLKRANPSANSAEINTCLGQNWRKLTEDEKKPYWDAARKLTRKRGKTFPGEAVSGTSRCDGIISPRPPVFIDCFGQPLQPALQQPLFLHGPYFFPSSPCMVSPKKTWRSPRTPEAGSGIWTIPAQPPNIGNTYFAHGDHSAQMTKYPGPPKDPPPPRDPMISGFTRDFTCYNDSDNLLRIEDTHTGPSTGRSPFYTPPADELSSQELLDLSDLASE, encoded by the exons ATGGCGAGTAGGAGCTGTGAGGATGATCCCGAGGAGGGTCTCAGTATGGCGTTTGATGCCTTACAAATTCAGGGAG AATCCCCCCACAAACCAGACATAAGACATCCAGTGACCGCTTATACGATATGGGCGAAAATTCATCGTAAAGACCTAAAAAGAGCCAATCCTAGCGCCAACAGTGCCGAAATCAACACCTGCTTAGGTCAGAATTGGCGTAAATTGACCGAAGATGAGAAAAAACCATATTGGGATGCGGCCCGGAAACTGACCAGGAAACGTGGCAAAACGTTCCCAG gggAAGCTGTTTCGGGTACCAGCAGATGTGACGGTATTATTTCGCCTCGTCCTCCTGTGTTCATCGACTGCTTTGGACAACCTCTACAGCCGGCATTGCAACAACCTTTGTTCCTGCATGGACCATATTTTTTCCCTTCTAG CCCCTGTATGGTATCTCCTAAGAAAACCTGGAGATCACCTCGGACTCCAGAAGCGGGATCGGGAATATGGACAATACCCGCACAACCTCCAAATATTGG aaacacATATTTTGCCCATGGGGACCATAGTGCACAGATGACAAAATACCCAGGACCTCCTAAGGACCCACCTCCCCCGCGGGACCCCATGATTTCTGGTTTTACAAGAGACTTTACATGTTACAATGACAGTGATAACCTGCTGAGGATTGAGGACACCCACACAGGTCCCAGCACAGGAAGAAGCCCCTTTTATACCCCACCTGCGGATGAATTATCCTCTCAGGAACTACTGGATCTTTCAGACTTGGCTTCAGAATGA